A genome region from Plasmodium vivax chromosome 11, whole genome shotgun sequence includes the following:
- a CDS encoding hypothetical protein, conserved (encoded by transcript PVX_114485A) encodes MNIPEERRFQKINLSDERLLHRANAPEERHLHKMNDDEMSCAEEDVKNKNDSKILYMHQVLESQFEKKIKEEQTSYERNTDLRKYEDYISQKKKRAFTLGAIDGIGGISILNAPLMNPENAKIDPPILQLPSATNLIKNVHVKVHFDKNIDKSYKYRTQNSNRDIIRNMKPLYSLPEKVMSYYMHEGGRGRAQQRGERVREGVVEDIPQGMEGDVQQGMEEDVQEGVEKDVVEDAVEDAVEDAEEDTEEESKPDDQQMNKFADDRPNSNTDTETDTPCEDTQMACDSNDTSDRAFGGEDDKVRSPHVPSPPPADKEAMWSGETQAMPAKSPSKEPSKTKLVKKNEEPKELDSGANPPAENKTPPDDANGTKEDQNFENEDQLNFFKLNQIMSSTLTSALKMLADDVFV; translated from the coding sequence atgaacataCCGGAAGAAAGGcgtttccaaaaaattaacttaTCTGATGAAAGACTCCTCCACAGAGCGAACGCACCTGAAGAAAGGCACCTGCACAAAATGAACGACGACGAAATGAGTTGCGCAGAGGAGGacgtgaaaaacaaaaatgacagCAAGATCCTTTACATGCACCAGGTTTTGGAAAGCcaattcgaaaaaaaaataaaagaggaaCAAACTAGCTATGAAAGAAATACCGATTTAAGAAAGTACGAAGATTatatttcccaaaaaaaaaaaagggctttCACCCTGGGGGCCATTGATGGAATAGGGGGTATTAGCATTCTAAACGCCCCTCTGATGAATCCCGAAAATGCAAAGATAGACCCACCCATTTTGCAGCTGCCGTCGGCAAccaatttgataaaaaatgtgcacgtgAAAGTCCATTTTGACAAGAACATTGACAAGTCGTATAAATACAGGACCCAAAATAGCAACAGGGATATCATCAGGAATATGAAGCCGCTGTATTCCCTGCCGGAGAAAGTGATGAGTTATTATATGCACGAGGGGGGCCGTGGGCGGGCCCAACAGAGGGGGGAGCGCGTTAGGGAGGGTGTTGTAGAGGATATTCCGCAAGGTATGGAGGGGGATGTTCAGCAAGGTATGGAGGAGGATGTTCAGGAAGGTGTTGAGAAAGACGTTGTGGAGGATGCTGTGGAGGATGCTGTGGAGGATGCCGAGGAGGACACCGAAGAAGAGTCTAAACCAGATGACCAGCAGATGAACAAATTTGCGGACGACCGTCCAAATAGCAACACAGACACGGAAACGGACACCCCCTGTGAAGACACACAAATGGCGTGCGACTCAAATGACACGTCCGACAGAGCATTTGGCGGAGAGGACGACAAAGTGAGAAGCCCTCATGTGCCGTCTCCACCCCCCGCGGACAAAGAGGCGATGTGGTCAGGGGAAACGCAAGCGATGCCCGCGAAATCACCCTCAAAAGAACCCTCAAAAACGAAACtcgtgaaaaaaaacgaagagcCGAAAGAGCTCGACAGTGGCGCAAACCCACCTGCGGAAAATAAGACCCCCCCGGATGACGCAAACGGCACGAAGGAAGACCAAAATTTTGAGAACGAAGACCAACTGAACTTTTTTAAACTAAATCAAATAATGTCATCGACCTTGACGAGTGCCCTCAAAATGTTGGCGGACGATGTTTTCGTTTAG
- a CDS encoding acetyl-CoA synthetase, putative (encoded by transcript PVX_114495A), whose translation MNNPESNGNITKIDSGQLNVIDIDQNIFLNKNSFPVNESYSQNDNKTGTNGNIKDVSIYKEMYEESINNPELFWGNIAKNSVRWFKLFTKVYIGNFKKGNISWFVNGKINACDNCVDRWVEKHPNKIAIIWEKDTPNDFKKITYQKLLERTCKIANLLKMYGVKKQDVVTIYLPMIPEIVYTMLACARIGAIHNVVFAGYSAGSLCDRILDSNSSVLITSDFGMRGGKLTKLKQIADAAMEMCGGAIKVCIVFKNKTKISDASRAFLESASQSAAQGSAHGNAQGNVHNTSQSASQSAAQSQLYHSTSADLKGADNFLAQGAARVINSQQNGVNQSEYQQMNNNKWDSAKGYFNCKPSREGDTPSAYACPPGEGDCVGGATSHPAEEYTNEGNHAHHAHLGHHDHRGNYDNHHNYDEHHHHHNRDTHDSGPHGDLPRCNAPLEESAIGGGTNGGGTNSGGSKAKGVHTLHKKICKNNNLGKKNPASDKTHYSNEIGNGHDKCSREGEATNNMGNRSNHSLEKESCDYINSVMCKSFVEASKESIPFEGKGYLRSDSRKSNFDENICTLKEGRDVDGSALIKNMRAYCPIEYVDSEDFLCLLYTSGSTGKPKGVAHTTAGYLLYAYTTCKYIFDVTADDIFGCVADIGWVTGHTYVLYGPLLNGITTVLFSSIPTYPDCGRYWSLIETHKVTQFYTAPTALRALMKHGDSYIEKYDLSSCRILGSVGEPINPETWRWYYNTVGKRKCVIVDTYWQTETGGIVIAPIPNLFKMKPGCASLPFFGVQLEILDSKTLEPLNGPNVCGLLCIKSPWPGMLRTVYGNHNRLVKTYFSSCPNYYFTGDGAYRDEDGYYWISGRIDDTLNVSGHRLGAAEIEHALVQHSCIAEAAVVSFRHVVKGEGILCFVVKKVGVSKKWGELEGVEGREAIEGRGAIESLDHCVDRNGNAPNANAHLSPASNLAEMDTMHVSHTDENIIEELKLYVRRAIGPIATPDLICIVPDLPKTRSGKIIRRILRCIANELNDFGDITTVANHEVIDIIVNKFRDSKLKCQLGK comes from the coding sequence ATGAATAACCCGGAAAGCAATGGAAACATCACCAAAATAGATTCAGGACAATTGAACGTCATCGACATAgatcaaaatattttccttaacAAAAACTCCTTTCCAGTAAACGAATCGTACAGCCAAAATGACAATAAGACGGGCACAAATGGAAACATAAAAGATGTAAGCATATATAAAGAGATGTACGAGGAAAGTATTAACAATCCAGAGCTATTTTGGGGAAACATTGCAAAAAATAGTGTAAGGTGGTTTAAACTGTTCACCAAGGTATACATtgggaattttaaaaaagggaacattaGCTGGTTTGttaatggaaaaattaatgcATGTGATAATTGTGTAGATAGATGGGTGGAAAAACACCCAAACAAAATTGCAATCATATGGGAAAAAGATACACCaaatgattttaaaaaaataacttatcAAAAATTGTTGGAAAGGACCTGCAAAATTGCCaacttattaaaaatgtatggGGTAAAAAAACAAGATGTGGTTACCATTTATTTACCAATGATCCCAGAAATTGTGTATACCATGCTAGCATGTGCTAGGATAGGTGCAATTCACAATGTCGTGTTTGCAGGGTACTCTGCAGGCAGTTTGTGTGACCGTATATTAGACTCCAATTCGAGTGTATTAATTACGAGCGATTTTGGCATGCGGGGAGGGAAACTAACCAAGCTCAAGCAAATCGCGGATGCCGCTATGGAGATGTGTGGCGGCGCCATCAAGGTTTGCatcgtttttaaaaacaaaacgaagaTAAGTGACGCGAGTAGGGCATTCCTGGAAAGCGCCTCTCAAAGTGCAGCTCAGGGCAGCGCGCACGGCAACGCACAGGGCAACGTGCACAACACATCGCAGAGCGCATCGCAGAGCGCAGCGCAAAGTCAGTTATACCACTCAACCAGCGCCGACTTGAAAGGCGCTGATAATTTTCTTGCCCAGGGTGCAGCCCGCGTGATAAATAGCCAGCAGAATGGCGTGAACCAAAGTGAGTACCAACAAATGAACAACAACAAATGGGACAGCGCAAAGGGTTACTTTAACTGCAAGCCCAGTCGAGAGGGGGACACTCCCTCCGCGTATGCGTGCCCGCCGGGGGAGGGCGACTGCGTTGGCGGCGCGACGAGCCACCCCGCGGAGGAGTACACCAATGAAGGTAATCACGCGCATCACGCGCATCTCGGCCATCACGATCATCGCGGCAATTATGATAATCACCATAATTATGATGAGCATCACCACCATCACAACCGTGACACCCATGACAGTGGCCCCCATGGAGACCTTCCCCGCTGCAACGCCCCCCTCGAGGAGAGCGCCATCGGCGGTGGCACCAACGGCGGTGGCACGAACAGCGGTGGCAGCAAAGCGAAAGGTGTACACACCCTCCataaaaaaatctgcaaaaataacaacctggggaagaagaaccccGCTTCAGATAAAACCCACTACAGTAACGAAATTGGCAATGGGCACGACAAGTGCAGTCGCGAGGGAGAGGCCACGAACAACATGGGGAACAGAAGCAACCACTCCCTAGAAAAAGAGTCATGTGATTATATCAACTCAGTAATGTGTAAATCGTTCGTGGAAGCATCAAAGGAGAGCATACCCTTTGAAGGGAAAGGCTACCTTAGGAGTGACTCCAGGAAGAGCAATTTTGACGAGAATATATGCACTTTGAAGGAAGGCCGAGATGTGGACGGTTCCGccttaataaaaaacatgaGAGCCTACTGTCCAATAGAATACGTAGACAGTGAGGACTTCCTATGTTTATTATACACATCCGGCTCGACTGGAAAACCAAAAGGTGTAGCGCATACAACGGCAGGGTATTTGCTGTATGCCTACACAACCTGCAAGTATATATTTGACGTAACTGCAGATGATATATTTGGCTGCGTTGCAGACATTGGGTGGGTAACTGGCCATACGTATGTTTTATATGGCCCCCTACTGAACGGAATAACCACCGTCTTGTTTTCTTCCATCCCGACGTACCCAGATTGTGGTAGATATTGGAGTTTAATAGAAACGCATAAAGTTACCCAATTTTACACGGCACCTACAGCACTTAGGGCGCTAATGAAACATGGGGATTCTTacattgaaaaatatgacctATCGTCGTGCCGAATTTTAGGGAGTGTAGGTGAACCAATAAATCCAGAGACATGGAGATGGTATTACAACACTGTTGGGAAGAGAAAGTGTGTAATTGTGGACACTTATTGGCAAACAGAAACGGGAGGAATTGTCATTGCACCGATACccaatttatttaaaatgaaaccTGGGTGTGCTAGTCTTCCATTTTTCGGTGTCCAATTAGAAATTCTAGATTCTAAAACTTTGGAACCTTTGAATGGTCCTAATGTTTGTGGTTTGTTATGTATCAAGAGCCCATGGCCAGGTATGCTAAGAACTGTCTATGGGAATCATAACAGGTTAGtaaaaacttatttttcttcctgccccaattattattttactgGGGATGGTGCGTATAGAGATGAAGACGGATACTATTGGATATCTGGGCGCATTGATGATACTTTAAATGTGTCCGGTCATCGCCTAGGAGCTGCAGAAATTGAGCATGCCTTGGTGCAACACTCCTGCATCGCGGAGGCAGCCGTTGTTTCGTTCCGCCATGTTGTCAAGGGGGAGGGCATTCTCTGCTTCGTCGTTAAAAAGGTGGGCGTCtctaaaaaatggggagagctGGAGGGGGTGGAAGGGAGAGAAGCGATAGAAGGGAGAGGCGCGATAGAATCACTCGACCACTGCGTTGATCGCAATGGAAACGCACCAAATGCGAATGCTCATTTGTCACCCGCTTCCAACTTGGCCGAAATGGACACCATGCATGTGAGTCACACGGATGAAAACATTATAGAAGAATTAAAGTTATACGTTAGACGAGCCATAGGTCCTATTGCCACCCCGGATCTCATTTGCATAGTGCCTGATTTGCCTAAAACCAGGAGTGGAAAAATCATTAGGAGAATACTAAGATGCATAGCGAACGAGTTAAACGATTTTGGAGACATTACCACCGTCGCGAATCATGAAGTTATAGACATTATTGTTAACAAGTTTAGGGATTCCAAGTTGAAGTGCCAGTTGGGGAAGTAA
- a CDS encoding 4-methyl-5(B-hydroxyethyl)-thiazol monophosphate biosynthesis enzyme, putative (encoded by transcript PVX_114480A), whose product MSGKKTALVVVASGSEDVEYITTVDVLRRANISVTTASVEETEKVCLQSKNVVIADTTIDKVKDNTFDVIVIPGGMKGSNAISNCPTVIEMLKVQKSSNKFYAAICAAPETVLHRHSLIDDVEAVAYPSFESDFKHIGKGRVCVSKNCITSVGPGSAVEFALKIVEMLLSRDAALNLASGFLLHPSVTF is encoded by the exons AtgagcggaaaaaaaacagccttAGTTGTGGTG GCATCCGGATCGGAAGATGTGGAATATATTACAACGGTCGATGTGCTAAGGAGAGCTA ACATCAGCGTGACAACAGCGTCCGTGGAGGAAACGGAAAAGGTGTGCCTGCAGTCGAAGAACGTGGTAATTGCGGACACGACAATTGACAAGGTAAAGGATAACACCTTTGACGTAATTGTCATTCCAGGGGGCATGAAAGGATCGAACGCAATATCAAATTGCCCAACCGTTATTGAAATGTTGAAGGTGCAGAAAAGCAGCAACAAATTTTATGCGGCCATATGTGCAGCCCCTGAAACTGTCCTACATCGCCATTCCCTAATTGATGACGTTGAGGCAGTAGCATACCCATCGTTCGAAAGCGATTTCAAGCATATCGGCAAGGGAAGAGTGTGCGTATCAAAGAACTGTATAACCTCTGTTGGCCCCGGATCTGCCGTCGAATTTGCCCTTAAAATTGTCGAAATGTTGTTAAGCAGAGATGCAGCTCTTAACCTTGCCAGCGGTTTTTTACTTCACCCCTCTGTGACGTTTTAA
- a CDS encoding 6-pyruvoyl tetrahydrobiopterin synthase (encoded by transcript PVX_114505A), translating into MNPHPVEPRDQIAELLVESPLFSFNCAHFIAFKGFRETLHGHNYNVSLRLRGNIQGDGYVIDFSILKEKVRKVCKQLDHHFILPMYSDVLNIQEVNDNFKITCEDNSEYSFPKRDCVQIPIKHSSTEEIGLYILNQLIEEIDLPFLKTRSVNYMEVTVSESPSQKATVHRNI; encoded by the coding sequence ATGAACCCCCATCCAGTTGAGCCCCGTGACCAGATAGCAGAACTGCTGGTGGAGTCTCCTCTGTTTTCGTTCAACTGCGCACACTTTATAGCCTTTAAAGGATTTAGGGAAACTTTGCATGGGCATAATTATAATGTGTCCTTAAGACTAAGGGGGAATATACAAGGGGATGGATATGTAATCgacttctccattttgaaagaaaaagtgagaaaagtTTGCAAACAGCTCGATCACCATTTCATTCTGCCAATGTACAGTGATGTTCTAAACATCCAAGAAGTTAAcgacaattttaaaattacatgtGAAGATAACTCCGAGTATTCTTTCCCCAAACGGGACTGTGTGCAAATTCCTATCAAGCATTCCTCCACAGAAGAAATAGGCCTCTATATTTTGAATCAACTAATAGAGGAAATAGATTTGCCCTTCTTAAAGACACGCAGTGTTAACTACATGGAGGTAACCGTCAGTGAATCCCCATCGCAGAAGGCAACGGTGCACAGGAACATCTGA
- a CDS encoding transportin, putative (encoded by transcript PVX_114490A): protein MHNSCFDNNNSYVEWKPNEKIYKTVIQALESSCNSSNNSVQIEVTKVLKDLNENVADAALYLLHIFLNKQEKNDVRQVGGLLLKNYINSKNKFLNNEILKIIKNEIFKLVEDEVKEIRNTAGSVITTILTKYEGIDKWPEALYNLLLLIERGNNDVVDGAFRAIIIIIEDELMNRKNADSFFFQFCKTQLLQKLFAYCAPQEKSIKKKYAAECLDLFITSSCFTTNGVFNDYFPQLWECLGFLASEEDTQILKIVVTCMTIITDTRYSSIFNNLDAIIQFMVNATNSCDRKVQLEALEFWPVFIKDRSYIAYSNYNNNSKTNDINKVDNYIDENVYKNINELRNEALKILKNYLPYLCKILVDNTVYTKWDYLTMDESHFQNDNANVPDLIQDISPEMYNNSSKNNEMNAQQGQEEMKINKMNSNSDSHTHMGSNSRNGNMNSNNVNSIGSSNGGGVDGGGGGGGRMMQPGDQANNENHMDDYTDDEDEKNDEMTARTWGNDWTVRKGAALCLDYLSNVYNDEILEFILPHIEEKLMSDKWNIRESAVLTLGAIAKGCMYSLSPFIPKVLEYLIKLLNDEKPLARSISCWCVTRFSSWICHPDNCDKWFEPVLLNLLKRILDTNKRVQEAACSSFANLEEDALDLLNNYLHEIVHTIQQAFQIYQAKNYFILFDVVGTLIDSVNIVKENNDLAHEIVNSILSKWNNIRISSPYIIALMECMSCITSAYGKDFLKYAKNVIRTCIKFLVLLYIDLEEEIKYYYSKKAGNTNSFIVNRNNISVTASELLAYYKINNDDYFTTLKDIDSISPSKKKDLIECSFDLLSRILSVINSNIMNIISENEFNFIPLVHRYCLKFENIKFDGVLNSKLIMSQGFNKLVLSPEGNPSSASSSSAVKNGRIGMAKEEENDECTELAKHFLNFGILQSNFALIGDISRFCAQYLIPYLNDIIPFLIAHITHPSTPVSNNASWAIGEISIHINPQYMEVYVDEIIKQLIYICQNSKYHGCLLQNICITLGRLSSTYPKKIIFYFPQFLKTWLKIMSHGTQENEKINSLKAILETLYLNLDIAAENLQEIAYIILKYKYVSQNVNIFFHQFLATMKQKYPTQWKGIYSSTSDSLSSPIPADMLNDLSTRFNL, encoded by the coding sequence ATGCATAACAGCTGTTTCGATAACAACAATTCGTACGTGGAATGGAAGCCAAACGAGAAGATATACAAAACGGTTATACAGGCGCTGGAGTCCTCATGCAACAGTTCGAACAACAGTGTCCAAATTGAGGTGACCAAAGTTTTGAAAGACCTAAACGAAAATGTAGCAGATGCTGCTCTGTACCTGCTGCACATCTTCTTGAATAAGCAGGAGAAAAATGATGTTAGGCAAGTAGGAGggttgttattaaaaaattatataaactcaaaaaataaatttttaaataacgaaattttaaaaatcataaaGAACGAAATTTTCAAGCTAGTAGAAGACGAAGTTAAAGAAATAAGGAACACTGCAGGTTCGGTAATAACGACTATATTGACCAAGTACGAAGGGATAGATAAATGGCCAGAAGCATTATACAACTTATTGCTACTAATAGAACGAGGGAATAATGATGTAGTGGATGGAGCCTTCCGTGccataataataataatcgaGGACGAATTAATgaatagaaaaaatgcagactcctttttcttccaattttgtaaaacCCAATTGTTACAAAAGCTATTTGCCTATTGTGCCCCACaagaaaaaagtataaaaaagaaatatgccGCAGAATGTCTGGATTTGTTTATAACGTCTTCTTGCTTCACAACCAATGGAGTGTTTAATGATTATTTCCCGCAGTTATGGGAATGCCTAGGATTTCTAGCCTCAGAGGAGGATacgcaaattttaaaaatagtagTAACCTGCATGACCATCATCACGGATACGAGGTactcctccatttttaacaaccTAGATGCGATCATACAATTTATGGTAAACGCCACAAATTCATGTGATAGGAAGGTTCAGTTAGAGGCCCTGGAGTTCTGGCCCGTCTTCATCAAGGACAGAAGCTACATTGCCTATTCAAACTACAATAACAACAGCAAGACAAATGATATTAACAAAGTAGATAACTACATAGACGAAAATGTGTACAAGAATATAAACGAATTACGAAATGAAGcgttgaaaattttgaaaaactaTTTGCCTTATTTGTGTAAAATATTGGTAGACAACACGGTGTATACCAAGTGGGATTACCTAACCATGGATGAATCGCACTTCCAAAATGATAATGCTAATGTGCCTGACTTGATACAGGACATCTCCCCGGAAATGTACAACAATAGCAGTAAGAATAACGAGATGAACGCACAGCAGGGGCAGgaggaaatgaaaattaacaaaatgaatagcAACAGTGATAGTCACACACACATGGGGAGCAACTCCCGCAATGGAAATATGAATAGTAACAATGTGAATAGCATTGGAAGTAGCAACGGTGGGGGAGTTGACGGCGGAGGTGGTGGGGGCGGAAGAATGATGCAACCCGGGGATCAAGCAAATAATGAAAACCACATGGATGACTACACcgatgatgaggatgaaAAGAATGACGAAATGACGGCGAGGACTTGGGGAAATGATTGGACCGTAAGGAAAGGAGCTGCCTTATGTCTCGACTACCTATCCAATGTGTATAATGACGAAATATTGGAATTTATTCTACCTCATATAGAAGAGAAGCTAATGAGTGACAAGTGGAACATTAGGGAAAGCGCAGTGCTAACCCTAGGCGCGATAGCGAAGGGATGCATGTATAGCCTCTCCCCATTTATCCCCAAAGTGTTAGAATATTTGATAAAGTTATTAAACGATGAGAAGCCCCTAGCGAGGAGTATCTCCTGTTGGTGCGTAACCCGATTTTCATCGTGGATATGCCACCCGGATAATTGCGACAAGTGGTTCGAACCGGTTTTGTTAAACCTGTTAAAGAGGATTCTAGATACAAACAAAAGGGTACAAGAAGCGGCTTGCTCCTCCTTTGCCAATTTGGAAGAAGACGCGCTGGATTTGCTTAACAATTACCTGCACGAAATTGTGCACACCATTCAGCAGGCATTTCAAATATACCAAGCGAAGAATTATTTCATCCTCTTCGATGTGGTAGGCACATTGATTGACAGTGTAAACATCGTCAAAGAGAATAACGACTTGGCCCACGAAATTGTCAATTCGATACTTTCCAAGTGGAACAACATACGTATAAGTAGCCCCTACATCATAGCCCTAATGGAGTGCATGTCCTGCATTACCAGTGCCTATGGAAAagactttttaaaatatgcaaaaaatgtcatAAGGACGTGCATCAAGTTTTTGGTTCTCCTATACATAGATTTAGAGGAAGagataaaatattactaCAGCAAAAAGGCGGGCAATACCAACTCGTTTATAGTTAACCGGAATAACATATCCGTGACGGCAAGTGAGTTGCTAGCttattacaaaattaataatgatGATTATTTTACCACGCTGAAAGATATCGATTCCATTTCTCCCTCGAAGAAAAAGGACCTCATTGAATGCAGCTTCGATTTACTGTCCAGAATTTTAAGTGTTATTAATTCGAATATTATGAACATTATAAGCgaaaatgaatttaattttatcccCCTTGTACATAGATATTGCCTAAAGTTTGAGAATATCAAATTTGATGGGGTGCTAAATAGCAAGCTAATAATGAGCCAGGGGTTTAACAAGCTGGTCCTCTCCCCGGAAGGAAATccctcttccgcttcatCATCATCGGCTGTAAAGAATGGAAGAATAGGAATggcgaaggaggaagaaaatgacgAGTGTACAGAATTGGCGAagcactttttaaattttggcATCCTACAATCCAATTTTGCCCTCATAGGAGATATTTCCCGATTTTGCGCCCAATATTTAATACCCTACTTGAATGACATTATCCCCTTTCTCATTGCTCACATTACACACCCGTCCACGCCGGTTTCGAATAATGCCAGCTGGGCCATTGGAGAAATTAGCATACACATCAACCCGCAGTACATGGAGGTGTACGTggatgaaataattaaacaGCTCATTTACATTTGCCAGAATTCAAAGTATCACGGCTGCTTGctacaaaatatatgcatcACTTTAGGGAGGCTCTCCTCCACCTATCCCAAGAAAATCatcttttatttcccccagtttttaaaaacctGGCTAAAAATTATGTCACATGGGACCcaggaaaacgaaaaaattaattcactCAAAGCCATTTTGGAAACGCTCTACCTAAATCTCGACATCGCTGCGGAGAACTTGCAGGAAATTGCCTACATCATACTCAAGTACAAGTACGTCTCTCAGAatgtgaacattttttttcaccagtTTTTGGCCACCATGAAGCAGAAGTACCCCACCCAGTGGAAGGGCATTTACAGCTCCACCAGCGACTCCTTGTCCTCCCCCATCCCCGCCGACATGCTGAACGATTTGAGCACGCGGTTTAATTTATAG
- a CDS encoding mitochondrial import inner membrane translocase subunit, putative (encoded by transcript PVX_114475A) encodes MNLNNNDNDGNYQNRRNNNILLNDKYINFKIFKKGEELTDQEKIFLKVHTYLNEGIIPKCIGMGIGGGFVGVLIGAFFFSMQPTNIDYNLSYKEQLKEQFHLFKQSIKSSCFNFAKIGFLFSFYENSLQKIRAANDITNTLYSGCLTGATISYKKGLPSMLGGCASFAAFSAVIEKLQRSQKF; translated from the coding sequence ATGAATTTAAACAACAACGACAATGATGGCAATTACCAAAACAGACGCAACAATAACATTTTGCTGAATGAcaaatacataaattttaaaatttttaaaaagggagaagaacTAACTGATCaggagaaaatatttttaaaagttcaCACATACTTAAATGAGGGAATTATCCCCAAGTGTATCGGAATGGGCATTGGTGGAGGATTTGTGGGTGTTTTAATtggcgcctttttttttagtatgcAACCAACCAATATAGATTACAATTTAAGTTACAAGGAACAACTGAAGGAACAGTTTCATTTGTTTAAACAGTCTATAAAAAGCTCTtgtttcaattttgcaaaaataggatttttattctctttttatgaaaattctttacaaaaaattagagCAGCAAATGACATAACGAATACGCTATATTCTGGCTGCTTAACAGGAGCCACTATTTCgtacaaaaaagggttacCTTCCATGCTTGGAGGGTGTGCCAGTTTTGCAGCCTTTTCTGCCGTTAttgaaaaattgcaaaggtCCCAAAAgttttga
- a CDS encoding hypothetical protein, conserved (encoded by transcript PVX_114500A): protein MEEDTSRGTSKRRKTNDSSNANHSLLHKNLGRVSGSDSNNNHPKQFTQQNKKTNKNVPPASTPDNAQNSSHFNTNPSANQNVSHPSNKRNASSTQMNSSKRKCTSNRLNDGDHPFLKRPPERALYVDYGETERKNCVNVPSRIHLSDSLKNTYTDNTSFKRNQKEQQNKVGLSSNEYTNYKVTTENSTTYDHARRLNYMWNVYVDELLGLTNTEELPLDTINDMELNGAEIEIHKSRCASYIGIKGIIILETQNAFKIVTPKNKVLIMLKNKTVFILTIKDKQYYLHGVQLLRDPALKSSKKYKVLQNRAI, encoded by the exons ATGGAAGAAGACACATCAAGAGGGACTTccaaaagaaggaagacgaATGACAGTAGCAATGCCAATCATTCTTTGCTCCATAAGAACTTAGGTCGTGTAAGTGGAAGTGACTCAAATAATAACCATCCCAAGCAGTTCACGCAGCAGAATAAGaagacaaataaaaatgtgccgCCCGCATCGACCCCTGATAATGCTCAGAATTCGTCCCATTTTAATACAAATCCAAGTGCAAACCAAAATGTATCCCATCCCAGCAACAAGCGCAATGCTAGCAGCACCCAGATGAATAGCAGCAAAAGAAAGTGCACCAGTAATCGACTAAACGACGGAGATCACCCTTTTTTGAAGAGGCCGCCGGAAAGAGCCCTGTACGTGGACTATGGCGAAACGGAGAGG AAGAACTGCGTAAATGTGCCCAGCAGAATACACCTTTCGGACAGCTTAAAAAATACCTACACAGACAATACGAGTTTTAAAAGAAACCAGAAAgagcagcaaaataaagtgGGCCTGTCATCGAATGAATACACCAATTATAAAGTAACAACGGAGAATAGCACGACGTATGACCATGCGAGGAGGCTAAACTACATGTGGAATGTTTACGTGGACGAATTACTCGGTTTGACAAACACAGAAGAACTGCCCCTAGACACCATAAATGACATGGAGTTGAACGGAGCTGAAATTGAAATCCACAAGTCTCGTTGTGCCTCATATATTGGCATCAAAGGGATAATCATCCTGGAAACGCAAAAC GCGTTCAAAATAGTAACCCCCAAGAACAAGGTCTTAATAATgctgaaaaacaaaaccGTGTTTATCCTCACCATAAAAGATAAGCAGTACTACCTGCATGGCGTCCAGCTGCTCCGCGACCCCGCCTTAAAATCATCCAAAAAGTACAAAGTGCTCCAGAACAGGgctatttaa